Proteins encoded together in one Deltaproteobacteria bacterium window:
- a CDS encoding tetratricopeptide repeat protein yields MNPGTSEALYRQGNVLQRRGRPAQAIPYYQKAITLRPDHVEAIYELGNAFQAQARLDEAIACYQKAIQMVPDSIAAHFNMGNALLRRGRLAEAIASYRSAIRLNPDTAEAYCNMATAFKELGKLDEAVEGYRKAVSFRPAYADALNNLGNVYHLTGRLDEAIQCYQKAVTLAPDNAEVHNNLGSLLKDQGKIGESIQCHRKALELKPTYAEAHSNLLFAMHYDPGSGSREIFEECQAWWQQHGAPHAGKFIHHNEPDPSRRLRVGYVSPDFREHSVSYFFLPLLQGHHPDVVEIFCYSDVKRPDGMTTRIKGQADHWCSVVGLGDADVARKIYDDRIDILVDLAGHTANNRLLVFARKPAPVQMTWLGYPNTTGMPVMDYRITDDVADPAGEADPYHTERLVRLPQGFLCYAPPDEAGDISPLPALEQGRVTFASFNNLSK; encoded by the coding sequence TTGAATCCCGGCACCTCGGAGGCCCTATACCGACAGGGCAATGTGCTTCAGAGGCGCGGAAGGCCGGCCCAGGCGATTCCCTACTATCAGAAGGCCATAACACTGCGGCCCGATCATGTTGAAGCCATTTATGAATTGGGTAATGCATTCCAGGCACAAGCGCGATTGGACGAAGCCATTGCCTGTTATCAGAAGGCCATTCAGATGGTCCCCGATTCCATTGCGGCCCATTTCAACATGGGCAATGCCCTGCTGCGCAGGGGGAGATTGGCGGAAGCCATCGCCTCTTACAGGAGCGCCATCCGTCTCAACCCGGATACGGCCGAAGCATACTGCAACATGGCCACGGCCTTCAAGGAGCTGGGGAAATTGGATGAGGCGGTGGAGGGGTACCGAAAGGCGGTTTCATTCAGGCCTGCCTACGCCGATGCTCTGAACAATCTGGGCAATGTGTATCACCTGACCGGCAGGCTCGATGAGGCCATCCAATGCTATCAGAAAGCCGTAACACTGGCGCCGGACAATGCTGAGGTCCACAACAACCTGGGGAGTTTGCTCAAGGACCAGGGAAAAATTGGAGAATCAATTCAATGTCATCGAAAGGCACTGGAACTCAAACCGACCTATGCGGAGGCACATAGCAACCTCCTCTTTGCCATGCACTATGATCCGGGTTCAGGGAGCCGGGAGATATTTGAGGAATGCCAGGCCTGGTGGCAGCAGCATGGGGCGCCTCATGCAGGGAAGTTTATTCATCATAATGAGCCCGACCCCTCCCGAAGGCTTAGGGTGGGCTATGTGTCGCCCGATTTCAGAGAGCATTCGGTCAGCTATTTTTTTCTGCCCCTGCTTCAGGGTCATCACCCGGATGTGGTGGAGATCTTCTGTTATTCGGATGTGAAACGGCCGGACGGCATGACAACACGCATCAAGGGACAGGCCGATCACTGGTGCTCTGTTGTGGGACTCGGTGACGCCGATGTGGCGCGGAAGATATACGACGACCGGATCGATATCCTGGTTGACCTGGCAGGACATACGGCCAATAACCGTCTGTTAGTATTTGCCAGGAAGCCTGCACCGGTCCAGATGACCTGGCTGGGGTACCCGAACACCACGGGCATGCCGGTCATGGATTATCGCATTACAGACGATGTGGCCGATCCTGCGGGAGAGGCCGACCCATACCATACCGAGCGACTGGTGCGGCTGCCGCAGGGG